In bacterium, one DNA window encodes the following:
- a CDS encoding DUF3413 domain-containing protein: protein MKSGFGNNRKANFGWLGRFTVFTTLGFIALLWHYTLEMPPFERVSARLFIALALPGHGFSLALLASGPAALLNLFFPNRKAVTSLGILSALALAFTVLVDTAVFKLYRFHLNGMVWELLTGGAAEEVLPLSAKTLLFSATVLVATGAVLAFGAWLLWRPFMARRSSRPVFIVLFVCLVAVNFLHSFADAKGAAQVVRQVRFLPGFKPLTARKMMKKLGVTAEAAEIDRVRVSQEGTLKYPLEKLSPPSPGKKPNIMLIMVDSWRGDALDPAVTPNIWRFAKDSLVFENHVSSGNATRFGVFGFFYGVPANYWHALLAEQTPAVMIEAAKESGYDFGIFASAPLTSPEFDRTVFSSIRDKIPLSTEGENAVERDEEITRRFRSFLDGSKEPFFSFLFYDAPHSYDFPKGWKTPFTPYVNEINHLELSRKTDPAPYYNKMKNSYNFVDGEVGQVLGELEKRGLLENTVVMITGDHGEEFNDGGLGLWGHNSAFSRPQTRVPLVVRWPGKGAGKINRLTSHSDVAPTVVGDILGYKNPASSYSNGRSLFDESRRDFVITGSWDSFALAGEGFITVALPTGELEYRDSGYNFTSPSPASSKAMIASMEEMSRFFAK from the coding sequence ATGAAAAGCGGATTCGGCAACAACCGCAAGGCCAACTTCGGCTGGCTCGGCAGGTTTACGGTATTTACAACCCTCGGGTTCATCGCGCTTCTGTGGCACTATACCCTTGAAATGCCTCCCTTCGAGAGGGTTTCGGCCAGGCTTTTCATAGCTCTGGCCCTTCCCGGACACGGCTTTAGCCTCGCGCTGCTGGCCTCCGGTCCGGCGGCGCTTCTGAACCTGTTTTTCCCGAACAGGAAAGCCGTCACCTCCCTCGGCATACTGTCGGCGCTCGCGCTGGCTTTCACCGTCCTCGTGGACACCGCCGTCTTCAAGCTCTACCGCTTTCACCTCAACGGCATGGTCTGGGAGCTGCTGACCGGCGGAGCGGCGGAAGAGGTCCTTCCCCTCTCGGCAAAGACGCTGCTCTTCTCCGCGACGGTTCTAGTGGCGACGGGAGCCGTCCTCGCTTTCGGCGCTTGGCTCCTCTGGCGGCCGTTCATGGCTCGCCGCTCCTCGCGGCCGGTTTTCATCGTCCTTTTCGTCTGCCTCGTAGCGGTCAACTTCCTCCACTCCTTCGCCGACGCCAAAGGCGCGGCGCAGGTGGTGCGGCAGGTGCGTTTTCTGCCCGGCTTCAAGCCCCTGACGGCCCGGAAAATGATGAAAAAGCTGGGAGTCACCGCCGAGGCCGCCGAGATCGACAGGGTGAGGGTCAGCCAGGAGGGGACGCTGAAATACCCCCTCGAAAAGCTCTCACCTCCCTCGCCGGGGAAGAAGCCGAACATAATGCTAATCATGGTGGACAGCTGGCGGGGCGACGCTCTCGACCCGGCGGTAACCCCGAACATCTGGCGCTTCGCCAAGGACTCTCTGGTCTTTGAGAACCACGTCAGCTCCGGCAACGCCACCCGCTTCGGCGTCTTCGGCTTCTTTTACGGCGTGCCCGCCAACTACTGGCACGCGCTGCTGGCCGAGCAGACCCCAGCCGTGATGATAGAGGCGGCCAAGGAGAGCGGCTACGATTTCGGCATCTTCGCCAGCGCCCCCCTCACAAGCCCCGAGTTCGACCGCACCGTCTTCTCCTCGATCCGGGACAAAATCCCTCTCTCGACCGAGGGGGAAAACGCGGTTGAGCGCGACGAGGAGATTACCCGCAGATTCAGGAGCTTTCTCGACGGGAGCAAAGAGCCCTTCTTCTCCTTTCTCTTTTACGACGCGCCCCACTCCTACGATTTCCCGAAGGGCTGGAAGACGCCCTTCACCCCTTACGTAAACGAGATAAACCACCTCGAACTGAGCAGAAAAACCGACCCCGCGCCCTACTACAACAAGATGAAGAATTCCTACAATTTCGTTGACGGCGAGGTCGGGCAGGTGCTCGGCGAGCTTGAAAAGCGCGGGCTTCTGGAAAACACCGTCGTGATGATAACCGGCGACCACGGCGAGGAATTCAACGACGGCGGGCTGGGGCTCTGGGGCCACAACAGCGCCTTCTCTCGGCCGCAGACCCGCGTTCCTCTGGTGGTGCGCTGGCCGGGCAAGGGAGCGGGAAAGATAAACCGCCTCACCTCCCACTCCGACGTCGCGCCCACCGTAGTCGGGGATATCCTCGGCTACAAAAACCCTGCCTCCTCCTACTCCAACGGCAGGTCTCTTTTCGACGAATCCCGGCGCGATTTCGTCATCACCGGCTCCTGGGATTCCTTCGCCCTCGCCGGAGAGGGGTTCATCACCGTTGCGCTGCCGACGGGCGAGCTCGAATACCGCGATTCCGGCTACAATTTCACCTCTCCCTCCCCCGCGTCCTCAAAGGCGATGATCGCCTCGATGGAGGAGATGAGCAGGTTTTTCGCAAAATGA
- a CDS encoding alpha/beta hydrolase: MKRTLKGKMEVGGAVLEYDKIEGESPGVFFLGGFNSCRAGEKGNALYDLCEREGRSFLRFDYSGHGCSGGDFSASTIGKWKSEALTVFDRFTEGEQIVVGSSMGGWLALMLASERRERVRALVAVAPAPDFTEELIRKKLTPEARRILEGGGRIPILPDGAKEPVFISREFLEEAREHLLAGKTLELSCPVHFLHGQCDFHVPPEFSIRTLRSITAPETALELIKGGDHRLSRPENLRVILERVKAFF; this comes from the coding sequence ATGAAAAGGACCCTGAAGGGAAAGATGGAGGTTGGCGGCGCGGTACTTGAGTACGACAAAATCGAGGGTGAATCGCCCGGCGTCTTCTTCCTCGGCGGCTTCAACTCCTGCCGCGCCGGGGAGAAGGGGAACGCCCTTTACGACCTCTGCGAAAGGGAAGGGCGGTCGTTTCTGCGCTTCGACTACTCCGGCCACGGCTGTTCGGGGGGCGATTTTTCAGCTTCGACAATCGGGAAGTGGAAGAGCGAGGCGCTGACAGTCTTCGACCGGTTTACCGAAGGGGAGCAGATAGTCGTCGGGTCGAGCATGGGAGGTTGGTTGGCGCTGATGCTGGCGTCGGAGCGCCGGGAAAGGGTCAGGGCGCTCGTCGCCGTCGCCCCCGCACCCGACTTCACCGAGGAACTCATCCGCAAAAAGCTCACACCCGAAGCGAGGCGCATCCTTGAAGGCGGCGGCAGGATTCCCATCCTGCCCGACGGCGCGAAAGAGCCGGTCTTTATATCGCGGGAATTTCTCGAAGAAGCGCGGGAACATCTCCTGGCGGGGAAAACCCTTGAGCTTTCCTGCCCCGTCCACTTCCTCCACGGCCAGTGCGACTTCCACGTCCCCCCCGAATTCTCCATACGGACCCTAAGGAGCATAACCGCCCCCGAGACCGCCCTCGAACTCATAAAAGGCGGCGACCACCGGCTGTCGCGGCCGGAGAATCTCAGGGTGATACTGGAGAGGGTAAAGGCGTTTTTTTAA
- a CDS encoding class I SAM-dependent DNA methyltransferase: MNQEEAKRIIEDTFRNSFDEGRFRLFAKNLLNDLDTDEAKSCQGNRIPDAFKDHIRQFKRLGKYTDPNGKELDVLVVTLKRETALDRARTMQRNFVAKYLKEAALVAYHTEGLEDWRFSFIRMEYVPVEKEGVTRAEEKLTPARRYSFLVGKNEPNHTAQKQLLPILQDDKNNPTLEAIESAFNIESVTKEFFEKYKGLYLQLHDELEGLVAKDPKIREDFTAKGVNTGDFAKKLLGQIVFLYFLQKKGWLGVKKDSEGNFGKWGSGPKDFLQKLFRKEIVPYENFFNDILEPLFYEALATDRGEASYYSRFRCKIPFLNGGLFEPIGNYSWEDTEILISDSVFKEVFDTFDLYNFTVREDEPLEKEVAVDPEMLGKVFENLLEVKDRHDKGAYYTPREIVHYMCRESLINYLDSTLNGGRVGYAPLANPQGQLFDPAQMARPKEQLELAAQAGPTLIPREDLETFIRVGEFGIENDQIVEEKGRETGRIKYKVPESIRDSAKRIDEALEDIKICDPAIGSGAFPVGMLHEVVRARETLSTYLKDEKERTVYNLKRHAIQESIYGVDIDCGAVDIAKLRLWLSLVVDEDDFLTIKPLPNLDYKIVCGNSLIGFPENWSSEAFDKIEKLKREFYDTANFSLKADLKARINPEIQARLVNSEKVFGHKVNFDFKLFFSEVWHKKNGFDVVIANPPYIDSESMSKGELANDREIISKTMHFTRGNWDIYIAFFEKGLSLLNKSGVLVYITPDKWLSKPFGEELRKNAINNFIFVVETGREVFLEAKVDSVITGISKCNHQYMEVGFLKDKHISTKKIDKNIIGGAFSLDWLFSDHIQLLLKFERIKTKLKDIGECESACATSDAYKLKQFIKSGTTSILSSKDALAVINTGTIGKYISKWKQNKMTYLKDKYEFPYVMRSDFLAAFSNTYGQKSIKPKIIIKGLTLLDACIDIKGNIVPGKSTLVVTSKSKENLYFLLLLLNTPIMFFYIKEKYRGSSYNQGITFTKDMVNDFPVPKNALIGSSMTQILADYMMQIEMVKYPTLFCFFQNIINGLFYELYFPEELDNIIFKNLVELKHISNILKEEDKILIIQSEFNRLYDFCHPVRKQLEAISGLSAFKIISESQ, translated from the coding sequence GTGAATCAGGAAGAAGCGAAGCGGATCATAGAAGATACCTTCCGCAATTCCTTTGACGAAGGGCGTTTCAGACTGTTCGCCAAAAATCTTCTGAACGATCTCGATACGGACGAGGCTAAATCCTGCCAGGGGAACCGCATACCGGACGCCTTCAAAGATCACATCCGCCAGTTCAAAAGGCTGGGCAAATACACCGACCCGAACGGCAAAGAGCTTGACGTACTCGTCGTCACCTTAAAAAGAGAAACCGCGCTAGACCGCGCCCGCACCATGCAGAGAAACTTTGTCGCCAAGTACCTCAAAGAGGCCGCTCTCGTCGCCTACCATACCGAAGGGCTTGAGGACTGGCGCTTTTCTTTTATCCGCATGGAATACGTCCCGGTAGAAAAAGAGGGCGTAACCCGCGCTGAAGAAAAGCTCACCCCCGCCCGCCGTTACTCCTTTCTGGTGGGCAAGAACGAGCCTAACCACACCGCCCAGAAGCAGTTATTACCTATCCTTCAGGACGATAAAAACAACCCCACCCTCGAAGCCATCGAGAGCGCCTTCAACATCGAATCGGTCACGAAGGAGTTTTTCGAGAAGTACAAGGGCCTCTACCTCCAGTTGCATGACGAGCTTGAAGGACTTGTTGCAAAAGACCCGAAGATACGCGAAGACTTCACGGCCAAAGGGGTAAACACCGGCGATTTTGCCAAGAAGCTCTTGGGTCAGATAGTCTTTTTGTATTTTTTGCAGAAAAAGGGCTGGCTGGGCGTCAAGAAGGATTCAGAAGGCAACTTCGGCAAGTGGGGAAGCGGGCCGAAGGATTTTCTCCAGAAGCTCTTCAGAAAAGAGATTGTCCCTTACGAGAACTTCTTTAACGACATACTCGAACCCCTCTTTTACGAAGCCCTTGCTACAGACAGGGGCGAAGCCTCCTACTACAGCCGCTTCAGGTGCAAGATACCCTTCCTCAACGGCGGTCTCTTCGAGCCGATAGGTAATTACAGTTGGGAGGATACGGAGATACTGATAAGCGACTCCGTATTCAAGGAAGTCTTCGATACCTTCGACCTCTACAACTTCACCGTGCGCGAAGACGAGCCGCTTGAAAAGGAGGTGGCCGTTGACCCGGAAATGCTGGGAAAGGTCTTCGAGAACCTTCTGGAAGTGAAAGACCGCCACGACAAGGGCGCGTACTACACTCCCCGCGAGATCGTCCATTACATGTGCCGGGAGAGCCTTATAAACTACCTCGATTCGACGCTTAACGGCGGGCGCGTGGGCTATGCGCCCCTGGCTAATCCCCAGGGCCAGCTTTTCGACCCGGCGCAAATGGCGCGGCCAAAAGAACAGTTGGAGCTTGCGGCCCAAGCAGGGCCGACGCTGATTCCACGCGAAGACCTTGAAACCTTCATCCGCGTTGGAGAGTTCGGTATAGAGAATGATCAGATAGTCGAAGAAAAAGGGCGGGAAACCGGAAGGATAAAATACAAAGTCCCTGAATCTATACGCGACAGCGCAAAGCGCATCGACGAGGCGCTGGAGGATATAAAGATTTGCGACCCCGCCATTGGCTCCGGGGCCTTTCCCGTGGGTATGCTCCATGAAGTGGTACGGGCGAGAGAAACCCTTTCGACCTACCTCAAGGACGAAAAGGAAAGAACCGTCTACAACCTCAAGCGCCACGCGATACAGGAATCGATTTACGGGGTGGACATAGACTGCGGCGCGGTAGACATAGCGAAGCTAAGACTCTGGCTTTCGCTCGTGGTAGACGAAGACGACTTCCTGACAATAAAGCCCCTGCCAAACCTCGATTACAAGATCGTCTGCGGAAACTCGCTCATCGGGTTCCCGGAGAACTGGTCAAGCGAAGCTTTCGATAAAATTGAAAAGCTAAAGCGTGAATTTTACGATACAGCAAATTTTTCACTTAAAGCTGACCTGAAAGCCCGAATTAACCCGGAAATTCAGGCTCGTCTCGTCAACTCTGAAAAGGTTTTCGGACACAAGGTTAATTTCGACTTCAAACTTTTTTTCTCCGAAGTCTGGCATAAGAAAAATGGATTTGACGTAGTAATAGCAAACCCGCCTTATATTGATTCTGAAAGCATGTCAAAGGGCGAGCTTGCAAATGACAGGGAAATTATTTCAAAAACAATGCATTTCACAAGAGGAAATTGGGATATATACATTGCATTTTTTGAAAAAGGTTTGTCTTTATTAAACAAATCCGGTGTGCTGGTTTATATTACCCCTGACAAATGGCTATCGAAACCATTTGGAGAAGAACTTAGAAAGAATGCAATCAATAATTTTATTTTTGTTGTTGAAACAGGACGTGAAGTTTTCCTTGAAGCGAAAGTTGATTCTGTAATAACAGGAATATCAAAATGCAATCACCAATATATGGAAGTTGGGTTCCTTAAAGATAAACATATTTCAACGAAGAAAATTGATAAAAACATTATAGGCGGTGCATTTTCCCTTGATTGGCTATTTAGCGATCATATCCAATTGCTGCTTAAATTTGAAAGAATAAAGACAAAACTAAAAGACATTGGCGAATGCGAAAGCGCATGTGCAACTTCTGATGCATACAAATTAAAACAGTTTATTAAAAGCGGAACCACATCAATACTATCATCCAAGGACGCTCTTGCAGTAATTAATACCGGAACTATAGGTAAATATATTTCCAAGTGGAAACAGAATAAGATGACTTATCTTAAGGATAAATATGAATTTCCATATGTAATGCGAAGTGACTTTTTAGCTGCATTCAGCAATACTTATGGCCAAAAATCCATAAAACCTAAAATAATAATAAAAGGATTGACCCTACTAGATGCTTGTATTGATATAAAAGGCAACATTGTTCCGGGAAAATCAACATTAGTTGTTACTTCCAAGAGTAAGGAAAATTTATATTTTTTATTGCTTCTATTAAATACGCCTATTATGTTTTTTTATATAAAGGAAAAATACAGAGGGTCAAGCTACAACCAAGGAATAACTTTTACTAAAGATATGGTTAATGATTTCCCTGTACCAAAAAACGCTTTAATTGGCTCGTCAATGACACAAATTCTTGCTGACTATATGATGCAAATAGAAATGGTAAAATACCCCACACTGTTTTGTTTTTTTCAGAACATTATAAATGGATTATTTTACGAGCTTTATTTCCCAGAAGAATTAGATAATATTATTTTTAAAAATTTGGTTGAGCTAAAACATATTTCAAACATTTTAAAAGAGGAAGATAAAATACTTATAATACAAAGTGAGTTTAATCGGCTTTATGATTTTTGCCATCCAGTGAGGAAACAATTGGAAGCAATAAGTGGTCTTAGCGCATTTAAAATTATTTCAGAATCTCAATGA
- a CDS encoding helicase translates to MHTDRTFFTNEPGFTLLDRFKKTLKDVQYFDVLVGYFRSSGFHQLYESLESIEKIRILVGLNVDRKIYEVLDYRPVQTYLDFESHKKTKEIFSLTLTEEMDNSPDNYETEIGIRKFIEFLKSGKMEIKAYPSGNLHAKVYISRFGEDDRDFGRVVTGSSNFSESGFVANREFNVELKNRADVEFALEQFETLWKEAVDISEEYVDTINEKTWLNDQITPYQLYLKLLYEYFKEDINIDEEFETRLPDGFMELDYQKQAVVAAKKILDAYNGVFLADVVGLGKTFISALLAEQLRGKILVICPPVLKDYWEETFIEFGVRGFKVESLGKLDYIIRGNYEKFDYIFIDEAHRFRNEVTQGYEKLHQICHGKKVILVSATPLNNTVEDIYSQLKLFQATKKSTIPGVPDLDKFFNSLKKRIERLSKSDPGYIEELKETSRLMRERVLNHVMVRRTRTEVKNFFGKDMEKQGLSFPELANPERIIYSFDDQTSVIFNLTITLLKDFDYARYTPLLFLKEKITDLQRQSQQNVGGFMKVILVKRLESSFYAFKNTLRRFIESYQRFIEMHDSGTIYISKTVNVYDYIDNDDEEALLRLVEDEKVDKYPAEAFRDDFIEKLNSDLELLLEVQELWKAQNSDPKLDEFVNELQKNPVLKESRLIVFTESRETGDHLYRNLDGHFPGKVMFFSSDGGKLAGVEHTVAIARDKIKENYDPKYKQPKDDIQILITTDVLAEGINLHRSNIVINYDLPWNPTRVLQRVGRVNRVGSQHTKVHVFNFFPTAQSDAHLGLEDNIKAKLQAFHDTLGEDAKYLSTDEQVSTHKLFGDSLYKKLNDKKTIEGEDEGERSELAYLQKIREVRDSNPALFEKVKRFPKKARSARVSAFNKDRLVTFFRKGKLKKFLLSDAENAGEISFFEAVDLFECDKEEPRERLDKGFYRLLESSKKEFDEITSGEPLEKTAHGGKSNESYIIRRIKGSDVKHFKGFTDDDEDFLKAVLRAFEDGVIPKNTSKRLKPELERAGVDAPLKILGILKKNIPASLLEGKRQLKADGSNVREVILSEYLIGKAVIE, encoded by the coding sequence ATGCATACCGACCGCACCTTTTTCACAAACGAACCCGGCTTCACCCTTCTCGACCGCTTCAAAAAGACCCTCAAGGACGTTCAATACTTCGACGTTCTGGTAGGCTACTTCCGCAGTAGCGGCTTTCACCAGCTTTACGAATCCCTTGAATCCATCGAAAAAATTCGCATTCTCGTCGGGCTGAATGTTGACCGGAAAATATACGAAGTCCTCGATTACCGCCCCGTCCAAACATATCTAGATTTTGAATCACATAAAAAAACGAAAGAAATCTTTTCTCTCACTTTAACGGAAGAGATGGACAATTCCCCCGACAATTATGAAACAGAAATCGGCATCCGCAAATTCATCGAGTTTCTAAAAAGCGGGAAGATGGAGATCAAAGCGTATCCAAGCGGGAATCTTCATGCAAAGGTCTACATAAGCAGGTTCGGCGAAGACGACCGCGATTTTGGCCGCGTCGTAACCGGCTCAAGCAATTTTTCCGAATCCGGGTTTGTCGCAAACCGGGAATTTAACGTCGAACTGAAAAACCGGGCCGATGTAGAGTTTGCCCTGGAGCAGTTTGAAACCCTTTGGAAGGAAGCAGTCGATATTTCCGAAGAGTACGTCGATACCATCAACGAAAAGACCTGGCTGAATGACCAGATAACCCCCTACCAGCTTTACCTAAAGCTCCTTTATGAATACTTCAAGGAAGACATAAACATAGACGAGGAGTTTGAAACCCGCCTTCCTGACGGTTTCATGGAACTCGACTACCAGAAACAGGCTGTAGTCGCCGCTAAAAAGATACTCGACGCATACAACGGCGTCTTTCTTGCGGATGTAGTCGGCTTGGGGAAAACTTTTATTTCCGCCCTTCTGGCAGAGCAGTTAAGGGGCAAAATCCTTGTGATTTGCCCGCCGGTTCTGAAGGACTATTGGGAAGAAACCTTTATCGAGTTCGGGGTTCGCGGTTTCAAGGTCGAATCGCTTGGAAAGCTCGATTACATAATCAGGGGCAATTACGAAAAGTTCGACTATATCTTCATCGACGAGGCGCACCGTTTCCGAAACGAAGTCACGCAAGGCTATGAAAAACTTCATCAAATATGCCACGGGAAAAAGGTAATTCTGGTTTCGGCAACACCGTTGAACAACACCGTTGAAGACATATACAGCCAGCTAAAGCTCTTTCAGGCCACCAAGAAAAGCACAATCCCCGGCGTTCCCGATCTGGACAAGTTTTTCAATTCCCTGAAAAAGCGGATTGAGAGGCTTTCAAAATCCGATCCCGGCTACATCGAGGAATTAAAGGAAACTTCCCGGCTTATGAGGGAAAGAGTTTTAAACCATGTAATGGTTCGCAGAACGCGCACCGAGGTTAAAAATTTCTTCGGAAAGGATATGGAAAAGCAGGGTCTTTCCTTCCCGGAACTTGCAAACCCCGAAAGAATCATCTATTCCTTTGACGATCAGACCAGCGTCATTTTCAACCTTACGATTACACTTCTTAAAGATTTCGATTACGCCCGCTACACCCCGCTTCTTTTCCTGAAAGAAAAGATCACCGACCTTCAAAGGCAGTCACAGCAAAACGTCGGCGGCTTTATGAAGGTAATTCTGGTAAAGCGCCTCGAAAGCAGTTTTTACGCCTTCAAAAACACCCTTCGTCGGTTCATCGAGTCCTACCAGAGATTCATTGAAATGCACGACAGCGGTACAATCTACATAAGCAAAACCGTGAACGTTTACGACTACATAGACAACGATGACGAAGAAGCTTTGCTTCGACTTGTTGAAGATGAAAAGGTCGATAAATACCCCGCCGAAGCCTTCAGGGACGATTTCATCGAGAAGCTAAACAGCGACCTTGAGCTTTTGCTAGAGGTACAGGAGCTTTGGAAAGCGCAAAACAGCGACCCCAAGCTCGACGAGTTCGTGAACGAACTGCAAAAGAACCCCGTTCTCAAGGAAAGCAGGCTGATAGTCTTTACCGAATCGAGAGAAACCGGGGATCATCTATACCGGAACCTCGACGGTCATTTCCCCGGAAAGGTAATGTTTTTTTCAAGCGACGGCGGCAAGCTGGCAGGGGTGGAACACACCGTCGCAATCGCAAGAGACAAGATAAAAGAGAATTACGACCCAAAGTATAAACAGCCGAAGGATGACATTCAGATACTCATAACGACCGACGTGCTTGCGGAGGGTATCAACCTTCACCGCTCAAATATCGTCATAAATTATGACCTCCCCTGGAACCCCACGCGGGTATTGCAAAGGGTTGGCCGCGTAAACCGGGTAGGAAGCCAGCATACGAAAGTCCACGTATTCAACTTCTTCCCCACCGCCCAATCCGACGCGCACTTAGGGCTTGAAGACAACATCAAGGCCAAGTTACAGGCTTTTCACGATACCTTGGGCGAGGATGCAAAATACCTTTCGACAGATGAACAGGTATCGACCCACAAGCTCTTTGGCGACAGCCTGTATAAAAAACTGAACGACAAAAAAACCATTGAAGGCGAAGACGAGGGCGAGCGTTCCGAGTTGGCGTACCTTCAAAAAATCCGGGAAGTCAGAGACAGCAACCCCGCTCTTTTTGAAAAAGTAAAGCGCTTCCCCAAGAAGGCGAGATCGGCCCGCGTGTCCGCGTTTAACAAAGACAGGCTCGTTACCTTTTTCCGCAAGGGGAAGCTAAAAAAGTTCCTTCTTTCCGATGCTGAAAACGCCGGCGAAATCTCCTTCTTCGAGGCGGTAGACCTCTTTGAATGCGACAAGGAAGAACCAAGAGAGCGTCTGGACAAAGGGTTTTACCGGCTTCTTGAAAGTAGCAAAAAGGAGTTCGACGAAATCACTTCGGGCGAACCCCTTGAGAAAACCGCCCACGGCGGCAAATCCAACGAGAGCTACATAATCAGGCGAATAAAAGGCTCTGACGTGAAGCACTTCAAAGGCTTCACCGATGATGACGAAGACTTCCTCAAGGCGGTTCTGAGGGCCTTTGAAGATGGTGTTATTCCTAAAAACACCAGCAAGAGATTGAAGCCCGAACTCGAACGCGCAGGGGTAGACGCCCCGTTGAAGATTTTGGGGATTTTGAAAAAGAACATCCCCGCCTCGCTCCTTGAGGGCAAAAGGCAGTTGAAGGCCGACGGCTCGAACGTGCGCGAAGTGATTTTGTCTGAATATCTCATCGGGAAGGCGGTAATCGAGTGA